A single genomic interval of Sceloporus undulatus isolate JIND9_A2432 ecotype Alabama chromosome 2, SceUnd_v1.1, whole genome shotgun sequence harbors:
- the ANKDD1B gene encoding ankyrin repeat and death domain-containing protein 1B isoform X2, which produces MERLFKKKVNINAVNVLKRTALHFAVAGNHISAVDFLLHHKARVDIADKHGLTPVHLAAWSGNLDIMLILIKAGADQKAKNQERRNALHLAAQNNSVRIVDYFIQDLHLLDLNTRDEKGRKPFLLAAEKGHAEMVNELISLNLSTSEKDNDGNTALHLAAKNGHHEVVEVLLPQWEEINEFNEDGETPFYLAVAGGHEKCADLLLEAGSDINILNKHNTNVLHIATQNGHTPLVTYLISKNINLETQPQQKNSPLHLAIIKNNLPVVNSLIDACHDINSVDQRHQTPLHLAADLGNVEVIEMLLRAGCDLNIVDKQGKTALAVASRSNHALIVDMIIKAERYHTWKQENCHSDGNLPNNILSFKQDHSLQTKQIRSSLWNLAYNQLKMREWTKLAQFWKFTDAQIKAIEEQWTGKKSYKEHGHRMLLIWLHGVLMAGQNPIKYLYEDLVRAGFQQLAEKMRSESNAGTELRKCTVS; this is translated from the exons ATGGAGAGACTATTTAAGAAAAAAGTTAATATTAATGCTGTAAATGTT cTAAAGCGCACAGCTCTCCACTTTGCTGTTGCAGGAAATCATATATCTGCAGTGGACTTTCTTCTCCATCACAAAGCTAGAGTTGATATTGCTGATAAG catggaCTTACTCCAGTTCATCTTGCTGCATGGTCTGGGAATCTGGACATAATGCTGATATTAATTAAAGCAGGTGCTGATCAAAAAGCTAAGAACCAG GAAAGAAGAAATGCCCTCCATCTTGCAGCTCAGAATAATAGTGTTAGAATAGTGGACTATTTCATCCAGGATCTTCACTTGCTTGATCTTAACACACGTGATGAG AAAGGTAGAAAGCCATTCCTTCTGGCAGCTGAAAAGGGCCATGCAGAAATGGTAAATGAGCTGATTTCTCTTAACTTATCCACGTCAGAAAAGGACAAT GATGGAAATACTGCCTTGCATCTGGCTGCAAAAAATGGCCATCATGAGGTGGTAGAAGTTCTCCTTCCTCAATGGGAAGAAATAAATGAGTTCAAtgag gaTGGTGAAACACCTTTTTATCTAGCTGTGGCAGGGGGCCATGAAAAATGTGCTGATCTCTTACTGGAAGCAGGAAGTGATATCAATATCTTAAACAAA CACAATACAAATGTATTACATATTGCAACTCAGAATGGACATACACCTTTGGTCACTTATCTTAtaagtaaaaatataaatttggAGACTCAGCCTCAG CAAAAGAATTCTCCTCTCCATTTGGCCATCATAAAAAACAACTTACCCGTGGTAAATAGTTTAATAGATGCCTGTCATGACATCAACTCTGTCGATCAG AGACATCAAACACCATTACATTTGGCAGCAGACCTCGGAAATGTGGAAGTAATTGAAATGCTGCTTAGGGCAGGTTGTGACCTCAACATTGTGGACAAG CAAGGAAAGACTGCTTTAGCTGTAGCTTCCAGGAGCAACCACGCCTTGATTGTTGATATGATTATAAAAGCGGAGAGGTATCACACCTGGAAACAG GAGAATTGCCACAGTGACGGTAATCTGCCAAataatattttatcttttaaacaaGATCACAGTTTGCAGACCAAACAGATCCGCTCCTCCCTTTGGAATCTTGCATATAATCAGTTAAAAATGCGTGAATGGACAAAATTGGCACAGTTCTGGAAGTTTACAGATGCACAGATCAAAGCTATTGAAGAACAGTGGACAG GGAAAAAGAGCTACAAGGAACATGGGCACAGAATGCTTCTAATCTGGTTACATGGTGTCCTAATGGCTGGCCAGAATccaattaaatatttatatgaagATCTCGTGAGAGCTGGATTCCAACAACTAGCTG AGAAGATGAGATCAGAGAGTAATGCTGGCACAGAATTGAGAAAATGTACTGTTTCATGA
- the ANKDD1B gene encoding ankyrin repeat and death domain-containing protein 1B isoform X1 — protein MEPPWSRAFQGLSGFVGQLRSPKGSQGPRAAAEEEEEAHAETLLPDEKEFQHAAKTNNLDTMERLFKKKVNINAVNVLKRTALHFAVAGNHISAVDFLLHHKARVDIADKHGLTPVHLAAWSGNLDIMLILIKAGADQKAKNQERRNALHLAAQNNSVRIVDYFIQDLHLLDLNTRDEKGRKPFLLAAEKGHAEMVNELISLNLSTSEKDNDGNTALHLAAKNGHHEVVEVLLPQWEEINEFNEDGETPFYLAVAGGHEKCADLLLEAGSDINILNKHNTNVLHIATQNGHTPLVTYLISKNINLETQPQQKNSPLHLAIIKNNLPVVNSLIDACHDINSVDQRHQTPLHLAADLGNVEVIEMLLRAGCDLNIVDKQGKTALAVASRSNHALIVDMIIKAERYHTWKQENCHSDGNLPNNILSFKQDHSLQTKQIRSSLWNLAYNQLKMREWTKLAQFWKFTDAQIKAIEEQWTGKKSYKEHGHRMLLIWLHGVLMAGQNPIKYLYEDLVRAGFQQLAEKMRSESNAGTELRKCTVS, from the exons TGCTACCAGATGAAAAAGAATTTCAGCACGCTGCTAAAACTAATAATCTGGATACTATGGAGAGACTATTTAAGAAAAAAGTTAATATTAATGCTGTAAATGTT cTAAAGCGCACAGCTCTCCACTTTGCTGTTGCAGGAAATCATATATCTGCAGTGGACTTTCTTCTCCATCACAAAGCTAGAGTTGATATTGCTGATAAG catggaCTTACTCCAGTTCATCTTGCTGCATGGTCTGGGAATCTGGACATAATGCTGATATTAATTAAAGCAGGTGCTGATCAAAAAGCTAAGAACCAG GAAAGAAGAAATGCCCTCCATCTTGCAGCTCAGAATAATAGTGTTAGAATAGTGGACTATTTCATCCAGGATCTTCACTTGCTTGATCTTAACACACGTGATGAG AAAGGTAGAAAGCCATTCCTTCTGGCAGCTGAAAAGGGCCATGCAGAAATGGTAAATGAGCTGATTTCTCTTAACTTATCCACGTCAGAAAAGGACAAT GATGGAAATACTGCCTTGCATCTGGCTGCAAAAAATGGCCATCATGAGGTGGTAGAAGTTCTCCTTCCTCAATGGGAAGAAATAAATGAGTTCAAtgag gaTGGTGAAACACCTTTTTATCTAGCTGTGGCAGGGGGCCATGAAAAATGTGCTGATCTCTTACTGGAAGCAGGAAGTGATATCAATATCTTAAACAAA CACAATACAAATGTATTACATATTGCAACTCAGAATGGACATACACCTTTGGTCACTTATCTTAtaagtaaaaatataaatttggAGACTCAGCCTCAG CAAAAGAATTCTCCTCTCCATTTGGCCATCATAAAAAACAACTTACCCGTGGTAAATAGTTTAATAGATGCCTGTCATGACATCAACTCTGTCGATCAG AGACATCAAACACCATTACATTTGGCAGCAGACCTCGGAAATGTGGAAGTAATTGAAATGCTGCTTAGGGCAGGTTGTGACCTCAACATTGTGGACAAG CAAGGAAAGACTGCTTTAGCTGTAGCTTCCAGGAGCAACCACGCCTTGATTGTTGATATGATTATAAAAGCGGAGAGGTATCACACCTGGAAACAG GAGAATTGCCACAGTGACGGTAATCTGCCAAataatattttatcttttaaacaaGATCACAGTTTGCAGACCAAACAGATCCGCTCCTCCCTTTGGAATCTTGCATATAATCAGTTAAAAATGCGTGAATGGACAAAATTGGCACAGTTCTGGAAGTTTACAGATGCACAGATCAAAGCTATTGAAGAACAGTGGACAG GGAAAAAGAGCTACAAGGAACATGGGCACAGAATGCTTCTAATCTGGTTACATGGTGTCCTAATGGCTGGCCAGAATccaattaaatatttatatgaagATCTCGTGAGAGCTGGATTCCAACAACTAGCTG AGAAGATGAGATCAGAGAGTAATGCTGGCACAGAATTGAGAAAATGTACTGTTTCATGA